The following is a genomic window from Phaseolus vulgaris cultivar G19833 chromosome 6, P. vulgaris v2.0, whole genome shotgun sequence.
ATTGTTTAACTTCTTCTATCAATTTGGTTTTCAGTCACTATCTCTAATGGCATATGGCCActttatttgagatttttatGCAATTGATTTCGAAAGAATTGAGGTTAGTAAAATTGTTGTGTTTGGGGACGTTATTTTAAAAGTAAGTTTAGAAGAACTGATTTTATTTGGATGTTAAAATAGAAACATTTTGAAGGTTAGGTTTTTTGTGGCTCTTTCACGTGAATCAAATTTACCGACCAAAACACCTTAATTTTTCAGTTCTTAAATCAATTATACATTTCTGCTCACTGCTGGATCGATTTTGATTCCTCCATATATTACCCAGACAACTTTTAGTTTATGAATAAATTCTTTGGGGCCTTGAAGCAAACAGGACATTAGTTGAAAGTTCaatttttctaattaattattttcttgttttgattacaGTTGGTGACCTTAACCACCTGATTTCCGCCACCATGAGTGGAGTTACTTGCTGTCTACGTTTCCCTGGGCAACTGAACTCCGATCTTCGCAAGCTTGCTGTTAATCTTATCCCATTTCCCCGGCTCCATTTCTTTATGGTTGGGTTTGCGCCCTTGACATCTAGAGGATCCCAGCAGTACCGTGCTTTGACTGTTCCTGAATTAACACAACAAATGTGGGATGCTAAGAACATGATGTGTGCTGCTGATCCTCGTCACGGTCGTTATTTGACTGCATCAGCAATGTTCCGTGGTAAGATGAGCACAAAGGAGGTAGATGAGCAAATGATCAATGTGCAAAACAAGAACTCTTCATATTTCGTTGAGTGGATACCTAATAATGTGAAGTCCAGCGTGTGTGATATCCCGCCTAAGGGTCTTAAAATGGCTTCTACTTTCATTGGCAATTCTACTTCAATCCAGGAGATGTTCAGGAGAGTTAGTGAGCAGTTCACGGCTATGTTCAGGCGCAAGGCTTTCTTGCATTGGTACACTGGGGAAGGAATGGACGAAATGGAGTTCACTGAGGCTGAGAGTAACATGAATGATCTTGTTGCCGAGTATCAGCAGTACCAGGATGCTACCGCCGATGAGGATGAGTacgaggaggaagaagaagatgaggaGGAAATTGCACCATAAGGCACTCCttcatttataaaatggtttcaaATATCAATGTGGTTGGCTTTGAACGAGTGGTGTAAGTTTTAATTGTGATGCAGTCAAATTAGATTGACTCGTTAATGTGTATGCTTATTATTGATTGTTGACATTGTATAAACTGGGTTTTGTTGACAATATTTCTGTTCTTGAGAGATCAAGTCTTGGATGTTTGTAATAGTTAGTGACATGTTTTTTTCTCTTCACCTCTCCTGTTTTGATATCTTTTGATTATAGTAAGTTGCCTATGAACAAAACAGTAATTGTTTTAGGTTTTCATTGACATGTTCCATTCGGGCGTGATTTATCCTGGCTGGACAGACTAATGACTTATTTTGCTAAAATCGTCTGAGCATGACAAGATACAAGATACGCtggtttaatttaatttaaaaataatgttgtaTGATTATTAGTAAGATGCTGTTTTTGATACGAGTAAGATATGAATACAAAGGTTTGTAGTTAATTTGTGTAGTGCC
Proteins encoded in this region:
- the LOC137832010 gene encoding tubulin beta-3 chain, which encodes MREILHIQGGQCGNQIGAKFWEVICDEHGIDHTGKYSGDSELQLERINVYYNEASGGRYVPRAVLMDLEPGTMDSVRSGPYGQIFRPDNFVFGQSGAGNNWAKGHYTEGAELIDSVLDVVRKEAENCDCLQGFQVCHSLGGGTGSGMGTLLISKIREEYPDRMMLTFSVFPSPKVSDTVVEPYNATLSVHQLVENADECMVLDNEALYDICFRTLKLATPTFGDLNHLISATMSGVTCCLRFPGQLNSDLRKLAVNLIPFPRLHFFMVGFAPLTSRGSQQYRALTVPELTQQMWDAKNMMCAADPRHGRYLTASAMFRGKMSTKEVDEQMINVQNKNSSYFVEWIPNNVKSSVCDIPPKGLKMASTFIGNSTSIQEMFRRVSEQFTAMFRRKAFLHWYTGEGMDEMEFTEAESNMNDLVAEYQQYQDATADEDEYEEEEEDEEEIAP